A region of Osmerus eperlanus chromosome 9, fOsmEpe2.1, whole genome shotgun sequence DNA encodes the following proteins:
- the LOC134026244 gene encoding endophilin-B1-like: MDFTRLAVDAGAFINRAVQYTEETLGQAEKTELDGSLEDLLAKADVIKTRTDQIISQTEVLLQPNPGARMENLLYEHLDWSAPPRPCPHEVLGETMSQAGLELGSNAPYGTALLKCGEAQRQFGSAERKFIQSTAIHFLSPLRSYTEGEYRDIQNERKLLVNKRLDLDIAKTRLRKAHEADREARNLNANPLGDDYMVYASYMFSFLRVKWLKMWAQEISQAEMELRICQSLFDRQAEVTKRLLEGISNTYANHNRSLCDFVEAQASCYAQCDQHAQELQRQMSSIPAVFCSNNWQSAPNQSLAINHGNGQPIAANSSQPDSQPDSQPHSHRGDQPAVRHEPGCQPNPKQSPSLHTSTMGNSNNQPGDQPALVNQPAISNET; the protein is encoded by the exons ATGGATTTCACAAGGTTGGCCGTAGACGCTGGTGCGTTTATTAACCGAGCTGTTCAG TATACGGAGGAGACTCTGGGACAGGCGGAGAAGACAGAGTTGGATGGCAGCTTGGAGGATCTCCTAGCCAAGGCTGACGTCATCAAAACCAGGACGGATCAGATCATCTCACAGACTGAGGTTCTACTTCAGCCCAATCCag GAGCACGTATGGAGAACCTGCTGTATGAACATCTGGACTGGAGCGCCCCTCCAAGGCCATGCCCCCACGAGGTGCTGGGAGAAACCATGAGCCAGGCAGGACTAGAACTCGGATCTAATGCACCCTATG ggACTGCTCTGCTGAAGTGTGGGGAGGCTCAGAGGCAGTTCGGGAGTGCAGAGAGGAAGTTCATCCAGAGCACGGCCatacacttcctgtctcctctacgTAGCTACACTGAAGGGGAATACAGAGACATACAg aatgaGCGCAAGCTGTTGGTGAACAAGCGTCTGGATCTGGACATAGCCAAGACGAGGCTGAGGAAAGCTCATGAGGCCGATAGAGAGGCCAGA aatCTGAATGCTAACCCTTTGGGAGATGACTACATGGTCTATGCCTCCTACATGTTCAGCTTCCTACGAGTCAAATGGCTGAAG ATGTGGGCTCAGGAGATCTCCCAG gcaGAGATGGAGCTGAGGATCTGTCAGAGCCTGTTCGACCGACAAGCTGAGGTCACCAAACGCCTACTGGAGGGGATTAGCAACACTTac gccaaCCACAATCGTAGTCTGTGTGACTTTGTGGAGGCCCAGGCCTCGTGCTACGCCCAATGTGACCAACACGCCCAAGAGCTCCAGAGGCAGATGTCCAG CATCCCAGCTGTGTTCTGTTCCAACAACTGGCAGTCGGCACCCAATCAGAGCCTGGCAATCAACCATGGAAACGGTCAGCCAatagcagccaatagcagccaACCAGACAGCCAACCAGACAGCCAACCTCACAGCCATCGAGGTGACCAGCCTGCTGTTAGACATGAACCAGGCTGCCAGCCAAACCCCAAACAATCTCCCAGCCTCCATACCAGCACAATGGGCAACAGCAACAACCAACCAGGAGACCAGCCAGCTCTTGTCAACCAACCAGCCATTAGCAACGAAACCTGA
- the LOC134026361 gene encoding pentraxin-related protein PTX3-like yields the protein MHTHTLWSISMCVCWVCRLVCVLCWMCVSLCVTSQEYEVNYTDHYDNEITQEQQREESTETPCQAAELTRWDKLFVALEDSHMRQNMLLEALDDCCGGMASLTAKVDRLTTGTCQQCVPTLESVCRGEAEQVRLRLQQGLVELSAEGEQRERRINATLQQLLQSSQEQNALLGRLEAEKQRGEETGGQWPMGPGNGGMVPGLGEGLKGTGQLAMKPGGLGAGLAGKPVPSSLKEQDVTSSTNVMMLERALVTIAKELQKVQVQLSLLTEEEMEGGGNRKKRGS from the exons atgcacacacacacactctggagcatcagtatgtgtgtgtgctgggtctgccgtctggtgtgtgtgctctgctggatgtgtgtgtcgctgtgtgtgACCAGTCAAGAGTACGAGGTAAACTACACCGATCACTACGACAACGAGATCACACAGgagcaacagagag AGGAGTCAACAGAAACACCATGCCAGGCTGCAGAGTTAACCCGCTGGGATAAGCTGTTCGTTGCCCTGGAGGACTCCCACATGAGGCAGAACATGTTGCTGGAAGCCCTGGACGACTGCTGCGGAGGGATGGCCTCCCTCACAGCCAAGGTGGACCGGCTGACGACAGGGACCTGCCAGCAGTGTGTTCCCACCCTGGAGTCAGTGTGCCGGGGTGAGGCGGAGcaggtgaggctgaggctgCAGCAAGGCCTAGTGGAGCTCAGTGccgagggagagcagagggagaggaggatcaaTGCAACACTGCAGCAACTCCTGCAGAGCAGCCAGGAGCAGAACGCCCTGCTTGGCAGGCTGGAGGCCGAGAagcagagaggtgaagagacagGGGGGCAATGGCCAATGGGGCctgggaatggtggaatggTTCCTGGTTTGGGGGAGGGGCTTAAGGGAACAGGACAACTAGCAATGAAGCCCGGAGGTTTGGGGGCGGGATTAGCAGGGAAGCCTGTCCCATCAAGCCTGAAGGAACAGGATGTGACATCTTCAACCAACGTGATGATGCTAGAGAGGGCCCTGGTTACCATCGCAAAGGAGCTGCAGAAGGTGCAGGTACAACTGAGTTTGCTTACggaagaagagatggagggaggagggaacaggaaaaagagaggatcatga